In Spodoptera frugiperda isolate SF20-4 chromosome 3, AGI-APGP_CSIRO_Sfru_2.0, whole genome shotgun sequence, the genomic window ttatttataaaataaatatcttacctaaaccaaaaaaaaatctcgataaaaattaaattaagagtTGCTATtgtcaaaaaaataacaaaatggtaGTTTCACgtctattaaatataatttacaaattagttttgtgtcaaatcaaaacctataaAATCTTTTGGTATCGATTGCATTGATTCTGGTCCGGCTAGAAACGAGATGATTGATTTAgctaaaatatttcctttttcaTTATGGAAATATGTTTCTACCACTGAAGTTTTTCCTTTTTTCAAAGATTTGGAAGCCACGTTCACTGTTTCTCCTTCAAATGCTGCCTTGATATAGCTGTAACAATaagtttttttcatttcaatttttcaTTAGGATTAAATTCTCAATTCATAAAAGAGATTTACGGTAATGGACTCTTACTTAATATTCATTGCAATAGTGAAAGAGATCTTAGCGTCATTATTGCTGAGTAgtgtataatatgaaaaaacGTCGGATACAGCTGCAATGTAGCCTCCATGCAAGGTACCCGCCATGTTACACATAGATTTATCCACAGTAAAAGTTCCTTTAAATTCTCCATTGGTCGCCGTGGTCACCTTCAACtagaaatgaaagaaatattgacAAGATTAGGTTCACTCTGCAAGGTATTGAATTTTTAGGGTTcatgaagaaaaatattaataagattggGGTCACTATGTAGGGTACTAATTCAGATGAGTTGTGATgacaaacaaacgaacatatTTTTGCATCTACAAGGTTTAATAAGAatgccaatttattttataaatgaaatcaaTAGTTAAGTACAGTTTATAATCAACATGGGGCTTGTTGGCTAGACAGcgggcttagtacgaatttgttttacgtttcacGAGATCGaagcgagagcgcgttcggtactctgattagccggctcgaataaaccaaccaatcagagcgccaaacgcactCTCACTTCGATTTCTTTAAActtaaagtaaactcatactaaaggtacagatTCTTTGGTTCATTTACACCAGTCAATcagagcaaactcgtactaagggtactgaagacACCGCTTAATTTTACCTTGGCAATGgcttttcatcaaaatatttaagtatgtattataacataagtattctacattttaataatagggCCCGTCATAATATGTTACGGCATTAAACAAAGCTAATTAGTATAGgtatctacttaattttttatgtgaCACAGTCtagacattttaattgtttttttaacttttaagttaaacgcaaaatattttgaaactttttatttataatctcaCTTTAACCTACGTTCAACTTTTGAATGTCAGTCAGATTTGAAATTTTCTCGTCTATTTTTTCAAACCCACTGCTAACTAAAGTTGCAGAATatggtagatgacaaatttttattttaatatctatgttgtagattattttaaaatattagacatattttttttatataaaataaatactttcgaagacatatcgatttgaaatatcgcgtgacgtcacttctaggtacataaaaatttcgtagaaatgacgtatttgctcccactcttacAGCTTTGATTCGTTAGTAAGCTAAGtatttgttatcttatatgacaaattaaaaaatacgtgtctattatatatttttaattccctaactgatggactaaataatatttttaattgtcaaaCGCCGTCATCATCCCCATtggtttatttagttttcagtATCTATCATATTTGACAACTCTATTCTCGAAGAGTATTTCATCGTAACATTGTTAGTAAATTACAAGTATAACATTTTGGAAGTTTAATATATACAAAAGTTAACCTATGTCAGTCACTTAAtcctttttataaattataatgtaatcatTTATGTTAACGTTCCTATAAAATGTCTATCCACATGTAAAAGTGGCCTACAAAAATGCATTCAGTAATTTTTGAGTTGATCacgaacagacagacatgaTGGGGGTTTCCTAATCAGGATAAGGATTTACTTAGCCATATGAAAAGTATAAACACAACTGCACACATGCGTAAAGCATTAAGTTGCACAATGCACACAGAAACACCTTATCTCCTTTATTTCGGACTAATCAAATAGTTCTCTCGAAAAATTCAAAGATAATACCAGAAAAAAGTATTATGATGTTTTATGTTTACTGCaaattacataatgttttaagATTAATATCAATCTCATCACAATGCTTTGTTTTACTGATACCATCGAGTGCAATCCCATCAGATTACTACTTAATGGTAGGTACAGGTTGcgtcaatattttttctaaagtcAATTTTATGAtttctcttattttttaaataaaagattttagttATGCCCTATAACCTAGACGGATGAATTTCTTACTAAAATTACCGGTATCTGTTATCCTGATTAGATTGTCCTACTCCCCTTATCATTATTTCTTctcgtataaaaaatatttatttctcagGGAACTTATTAACACCGTGTGTTTTTTGTGTTAAGAAACCCCTATTGTGGGAACGGTACACTTGAGATCTATTAAAGAAGGTAGTTAACTAATTACGTACTCTACACACGTAAGATTTGAAATAgtatgtcaacaaataaaaataataataaaaaacttgttTGCTTTTCATTCAAAATGCTGCCAAACGACTTAAAGTATCTGTATTTAACACTTTTAACGCCACGGGGCTCACCGGTGACAgacattagcggaggatttgccttcaacagttttttattggcagtcaaaggcttaaaattataaaataattattaataattaactgATTACTTACTTTGTTGAGAACAACACCGGAATCAAAACACTTTTTCGATACTAAGTTGTCCATAGCCTTTAGAAGGCGAATGGCTCTGCTATTAGCTGCCATTgttaatataggtaattaatatttatgtccgGCACTGCGATCCTAACTAATGTTAAAAGTAAGAAATTCGTGTTTTAGCGCTTCTTTTATACGTATTTTTCAGAATCAATCGCAATGTTGCCATAGttgtatttaatgttttcttcaaattacttgaaaaatttaaattcatgaaatttgtataaataaatcatatttttatagtaatagaccatactttttgttaaaagattttattttccCTTTCTAACTTAGTACACAAATCGATTTTAATACGTtctcacataaatattttggtagCAATTAGGGGTTCTCACGCTGGCAACTCAGGCCGGATCAACAAGCGAGCGGTTTGCAGCTTGTGTCGGTTTCTTcgcaaaattaacaaaaatataattttctgcGTAATTTCTTATGTTCTATTGTATTCTCAAAGCGTGTTAGTTCCAGCTACTCAATAGtgttattctaatatttatttatctacttaGAAATGCTCGGAGTTTCAACGTAATCTTGAGTGACAGATGTTACGGTGTTAACTCGCGCCACTTTTGGATTATTACTGCTTTTTGATTGAGTAAAACATGGAAGAAATCAAGGATAATACCGTTGAAATGGAGTGTAACCCGCCAGTGTCAGGTAATTGCAGCATTCATACAGTAATTACCAtttattttctcgctcaagttTGACATTCAATCATATAAGccgaacaaaattaaaatgtcgtCATGTAACTTTCAATTATATTAGAATATCTCTATGTTTTCAATGTTGCTCTCGTTCGTAGATGAATATTAATATACGTTTGACGATTTTTAGTATGATCTTAAACATTGTACTCGATGAGATGCAAGAAAATTATGGGTTCAGTTAGATTTCACTAGGTCATCGTCTTGCACAGAATTGACCTACTTATTTTGGTCGGATAATAACACAAACATCAATAAGgttttgtatctatttttgAGTTACAAATACGTTTCCGTTTACCGtcgcttttgttatttttattgggaAATACGATTGGATATTCGTTTGTTTTTAATGATTCAAGATGACTGCCATAGTTCTGATTAGATTTGTATTTGGAATCATGAAGCTTCATTTTTTAGGTTATAATGAAAGTTGGACTCATTGTGCCAGTAACAGTACCATAgatgttgattattttttattatggagattctatttaattataatatgcttGCAGTACGAAATGAttgcagtaataaaataattctaattatcTACTAATAATTTACTAAACCACTTATATTCTAATCAGTTTCTAATAAGAAAATGCGAAAATTGATTTTTTgaactatataaaatatttctgctggattttttttttattaaaaaagtagcataattcagaaatataatttttatcttattattggtattaatttttttatttgatattggtaggtacctaattatattttattttcttggtcACTCACACATAAATTCGATAAAattaccaaatattttattaatgtccCATCCTCTGgctaaaaaaagtaattaacagAGACCTTGAAAAATGGAACATGGTACCGGACAACGGACCCACTCAACTGAGGTCTTTCAGACAAGTTGCAACATGTTCATATTAGAACTAGTTTTGGGTAGCTATCAATACCAGTAAAATAATGGGCCTCTCAAATACTAGCTATGATTTGATAGTAAATGGTAAAACCACTTGCACTTTTATTAGCGgccatttttaaaactaaatttcaGTTAGTATGGCCAATGGCAGGCAagaaagagtttgtttattccaataaatttaattctatttttgaattaattgaatatgttaaattgtttgaaaatagaaggattggtaatttttttaatttaaatctagagtattttacaattacttaaatgaaattagaatagttataaattttttttttatgttattcaatGCACACAATGTTATTTTTCACCTAAACAAGCTAGCAACTTTTGACAAGTATTGATAGTTCTTTGTAGAAACTAAagaattttttaaaatatatttttcagatcaattaattaaaatgaattaataaaaattgtgtgACAGTCAGGTTTAAGGTACTTTTATTGCAATAAAGGTTCCTACTTTTATTGCATAAAACACCAagtcaaaacaaatacttattcaatttattgtgctaaagtatttaatttaaaaaacaacaaattatgcTACTCTTTTTAAGAAGATAAAAAGATACACTATAGTAGACCAAATCAGACGGCTGACCAAAGGCAGTCCCTTGTGCTCCAAGGGGGACACTCATACTCGTAACTAattctaatacatattttttactttttccagAGCCCACCGTCGAAGTCCCTGTAGTGGATGCAGCTGGTGACAACGTGGGCAGCACCAACAATAAGGATGACTCCCAAAACCTGTTTCCTGACAGTCCAGTCTACGAACCCGATGACGATGTTGtggtttgtttcatttttattaaaactatttatgtgcctttatactaatatataaaactgcTGCCGGGTAGCTTCTTCCTTCTTGGATTAACGTAACCTCTTTGTTATACCAAGCTATCTATCCCTGTAAAAAACTTGTTTCGTAACCATCCAGTAGTCTTTGCcttttatattaatgttaattttgaactaccttctgccagtggcttcgctcgcATTCCTGTGGCATAAAAAGTCAGcacataccctgtctgtataccaaatttcattattttcggAAGAAAATCGTtgttaaggaatagtttaagtaatcattaaaggtTTCTGAGAATGGCAGTCAGTTCGCTAAGTCCGAAATAGATACATTAAGTATGAAAGAATATAACTGTATGCAAAATAAGAagataaaatacctacctacttatgtaaatatagatacataataatattatgaccaTGATGAAAAATTCAATTTTGCAAAATTTGATATTTCTAATGCTAGTTCTAAGCTGTAAAAACAATTACATACTTgaatataaaatctttataaattaaaataattatttctattactGTATGTGAGTACCTAAACagttattttgaattaatttataatgtctcgcgatagttataataaaaattctaattatttatttttgtgcatatttgtaaaatgtttaagctgatttgttttccttttgttttcaaatataaaatgttttgttttatgtaggtatgtttgacCATTTTCAGACTGTCAGCAGCGGAACCGACGAAGTTAATCTCGTCTCCTCAGACACAAAAGGTAAGTTTGAAACTCTCTTATAGTACTCACTCACACtccaaaatatcttaaaaatgtaatttggaGACTAATAACACcactctgtacccttagtacgagtttgttgtACGTTTATCGCGATCGAAATGAGAACGtgttaggcgctctgattggttcatTTTTCGAGTCTgccaatcaaaacgccgaacgcgctctcgtttcgatttcgtcaAAGATTGTGGGATCCAGTCCCACTTAGGTATCTCTTCTttcataatgataatatttttttaattttcgtctTACAGAAGAACCGACAGCGCAACCCAAAAGAAAGCTATCAGACGACCCGTCAGATAGCAGCGCAAAGATCCAAAAGCTAGAACTGACCGACGATGAGTTCGCCGTATCCACACAGAACTTGGATGACGAAGTCTCCGAGATTACCAGCGCGCCCAAACGGAAAGCTGAAGAAGTGGAACTTCCATCCACCTCTAGAGTCCGTACTCCGGCCCGATCCAGCCCACGAAGACTCAAGCGCAGCAACAGCGCAGAAATCTCCAAACCAAAAACACCAAAGACCCCAAAATCTCGCCCCGCCAGCGTCGACGTCACCTCCTCGCACAAAACTCCTCGCAAAGCTAAAGATGAGCCAAAGGAAATAGTATCCCTCTCCGATAGCTCCTCACGTCCCAGTGTCGAGTTTGTCGCCGAGATACCACCCCTGAAAGTTCCAGAAACCATCTCCGAAGAGAACTCCGAGTTGGATGACTCCCAAGGATTCCATCTACAACTTTCTCCAACTCCGGAAGATAATGGAATTAAGATTAAGACCCCGAGCAACAGTGACCCAGTTCTTGTTAGAGACAGAAAGGAAGAACTCAATCCTGGTAAAATCAGCGACACTAGAAGTGAAGGGTACAAGTACTCCGATCAAGGCGCCTTCTCCCAACCCAAAGTGAAAGATTACATTGGAAAGACGACCGACCAAGAAAGCACTGATAGTGTGGGTTCACTCAACTTGGAGAGCCCAGAGCCTCTACAGACCGTCGCGTCGAAGATGATCTCGAAACTGTCGAATGGTAATTCATCTACTCCCACTGAGAATTCTGATGGTAAGAACGCTGAAGACAGTGACAGTACTCCTGATATGGCCAAGTTGAACTCTATTAAGAACAAGAGAGGCAAAAATGAGTCGTTCAGGTCCAGTAACAATGCTACTCCTTCAACAATTTCACCTTTACCGAACGGTCATTCTCTACCAATCACCACGCCACAAATACCAGTGTTCGATGTCCACATCAGTCACAATGAGGAGAACGAGTTCTTGTCTCTATACGTTGTTCGGACGGACAATGACCTTGGAATGGACATGTGCAGAGAGTACCAGAGGATTTCTAAAAGGTTCACAATAGACCCGTATCTAGCCGATGTGTCTGTGAGCAATTCTCCATCCAGTGTAACCAGTGGCGGCATGATCAATTTGCCGAACAGAACATCTTTCGCGTCCACAGTCAGTTCGACGTCGACGTCTAGCAACCGAACTAGTGACGGCGCGTTTGTCGTACCGCAACCGCCGCGGAAATCCATCGCGAACCCTACAACGTCTGTCAAGGGATATGAAGCCTTAATGAAGAAACTCCAAGATATATTCTCGCACATCCGAGAGACTTCCGTAGACGAGGGCCTGAGTGATGATAAGGTTTCTGTTGGTATTCAAACATCTGCGTCCAACGACAGTTCCATGAGCAATGGTAACGCAAGTCCGGAAGAAGTCAATAAATGTGACAAGGCGACTCCAAAGAGCTCTTTGAAGAAGACTAGAGTGCGAGGGCGACGGCCTATTGCGGGGAAGACTAAGCGAGCGTTACTGCCGACTCAGCCGGAGGAACCGGAGTACATGCACGGGATGAATTCACCAGAAATGGTGCCGACTAATGGGGAAAACGGGAAGGAATCGCCAGTGAAATCTCCTAAAGACGAGAAACCATTGTCTTCATTGGTCGCTACGCCGAAATCTGTGAGTAAATTGAAGAAGAAGGGTCGCCCTACATCGCCACGACCGGCCACTCCGGTGGAAAAGGCGGTGGTGAAGCAAGAATACCCTGGATACGCTCCTGATACGGTGGTTTTAGCCAAGTGGGTGGACAAGCGATACTATTCGGGGAAAGTGTTGGAGATTACGGAGCCGAACAAGTATTTGATCAGGTTTGACGATGGCCAGACGAAGGTGTTGTTGGATGACTTCATAATATTTGGAGATATGAAGGCGTTGCCTTTGGAGGGTCAGTCCGTTTACGCTATGGTTGATGAGGAACAGAACTATGAGCCTGGACTAGTGCTGGGAGTCGAGGAGAATGACAGCGGAACTATCACCTACAAATGTACTACTGATGGGTGAGaagcatttttttataagtctCCCTACATGATTTCGTGattctttgatatttttttttgtatttgattcgGCATTGCGACATGAAatagttgaataaaatatagtgTCCTTATCTAAAGAATTTAGATTCTAGAAAACCTAACTACCAGTCATTTTTCAAAAGGCCTATCACTTACAAAGAAAGCCCCCGAAATGTATAATGACTGTTATACATTTCGGGGGCTTTCTTCGTAAGTCTGTTCATTCGGATATTTCAGTGGCTAAACTTCAAACAtcgtaaaaattgttttattctaaaaacaaacatttgtttaaaattgttcatgaattatattattctaaaatagTTTCTTGCTTCATGCGTCTATACTGACACATTGTGTAACAGGGACACGGTGGTACTAGTAACAGCGAGCGAGCTGTATCTGACGGAAGATCAAGCGCGCTCCTTGAAGGAGGCGGCGCGCACCCGGGAGCCGTCGGGACCTTCCACGCCCAGGCGCAGGCACCATCGGGAGCTCGACCTCGATAACATCATACAGGTACCTATTGCCAAATTGTGCGTATAAATTgtgctcaaagagccatcagaccaccacagatggaacctagtagggctgatgctctGGAGTTGCGgtctacctagtgggtttaccgaggctccagctcgacaggcaggaataggaacggggtggtttttagtcagtaagagtctgacactcacctCTCtagcccaaggcgtgagaagtatAAACAAACTTGATAATCTAATAAAACTGCTCTAGAGCAATTAATTAATGACTACACGATCGGCGCGGtcgctggacaaccggctgctgcgtaacgtgtagcgcgTACAATTACCGCAAGGAGCAACTAATTTGTGGGATtcacgaattgttgtttcgggtctgggtgtcatgtgtatgtgaacttgtatgtttgtaaacgatgCCACGATACATGAGAAAACCAaagcgtggggcaacgtttaaaaaattatgTACTGCTCTTAAGCAGTTTTATTAAGGGTAAGTTCTAATAAATTCAATGAGatcaaacagaaatattttcttatcCCAGGGACCTCGCAGCGCTCGGAGCCGCGACAAGGGTAACTCGAGTGCACGCAAACGTGTCGCTTCTCCGAAGAGCCCTAAAGCCTCCACTTCTGGTATTTCAGGTTAGTATGATAACCATGATCCTACCTGGTTTAATTGCCTCAATGCTAGTTTTTACACCATATGTTGAAGTTGGCGCAAGTcttaaaatgaatataaacctaatctatattatattaatatacaataaaGCTAAAaagtttgaacacgctaatctccgaaactactggtcagatttgaataattatttttgtgttggatagtgcatttatcaaggaaggctagtTATAAGACGTCACGTTGCGCTCGACCTGCAACTGGCTCCCCGCGATTCTGACTGCACTATAGTTGAATGTAATTAGCTACCTAAATATTATGCACTCAGCTACCTGAATATTATATCTTTTCACTTATTCAGCATACTTATGTTAAATTATCAAATACTAACAGATAACATTGCTATGACAACATGATAACAATCATTACATAAATAGCACTCAAGTGGTAGATAAATATGTTTACTATAGTACTTTATCAGTTAATCACGTTGTACATGGTCTTATCTGCattttataagttaattaaataaacattcgtCATCATATCAATGGTGCCTGCCTACCGTAATTttgctccggagctgcggactgcctagcgggtttaccggggttccagctcgaaaagcaggagtaggaacagggtggtttttagtcagtaagagtctgacactctctctcgcctcgcctaaggccgGAGAagggtcttataacacaaatggtgaaaagtgggtgtacactgtacattgtatagcggcattacgtgccgcaatgtgcacctctgcctactccttcggggataaaaggcatgacgttgttttttttttgattcgACCGTCGTTTAAATTGCATGTCTATAAGTGGcaattgattttcttttattagaaGGTCAACTAATTGACTCCATCGACATTGTAACGTCTGAAGATCAATAAATCGATTCAGACAAACCATtcttagatattaattaattaattttctttacatatGTACTAacgagaaaatattaaataccaaGTTTAATATGGGatagtttacataatatatctgCTGTCAAGTAGGTGTGCTAACAAGATATAATTAGATGTGGGTATTCAGATCACATCTTTCAATGCTTATCTCCAGGTGTAAAATCGAAGAGTACCCCGATCAGTCGCAAGCGGCTAGCGAGTGAGAGTAGCGAGATGAGTGAGAGCAGTAACTCCGCCCCTCCCACCCGACTGGAGGAGGTCGCGGGCGTCGAACCAGAGGTACAGAGGACTCCTAGGAAGATTGATGGGGTTAAAGGTGAGAtttgaaaatgataaaaataatttaatttatgtttgtcTTAAATAGATTGTGTTCGGCATTCAGTCTTAATAGATTCGGGTAAATGTCACCATTTCATTAACATAGAGGGACTGGCATCTGCTTTCTACTTACCCGCAAAAGGTTAATGTCCCAGTTTTTGATTAAATAGGGATTTCACGAAATcccagatatttttttattgcgacATGTTCACTATATGAAAGAAGTCGTGTgcaaattgttttctttacaaGTTTTTGTAGACAATAAAGGACATGTAACACGGCACAGCTCCAACCCAGCAACTTGCttgtcatttaaaaacataagatCTTATGtcttatgatatatttcataacgttaATACGAAAAGAGCTGTAAGCACACGGTCCGCGCGTTGACAGCGTGCTTATAACCTTTTTATATCGTTTCGAAAGCAAAAAGACGCCGTGCCGTGCCGTTAATGTGTGCAATGACCTTAAATACTGCCGAGTAGTCACAGTTTCATATGCATAAGGTGTAGTTACAACAATTTCCAATTCACATTTTCGAAATATATGAGATTGTCTTTctatcaatattacaatatagCTAAGAACATTACTACAACAATTGCTGTATGAAAACTAATCACCAGGTGTCTCACTCTCCGCAGCCGGGCCGCTCCAGCTAAAAGGCGCGTCGAAACAGAATATAGGCAAGAAGAACTCCAAGCTGACCAAGTTTGAGAACGACGAGGACACTGTCTCCAAGATGGGTCCCATACCAGGAGCTGATAATAAGCTGTTCTCTGGGCTACACTTCTTGTTGACTTGTACTGAGACGCCGAGGCGGACACGTACTGAGAAGGTAGATACACTTTACTTACTAATGGAATAATGAACTAGTAATACGCCTGCACGAGAAACTATAAATGTTACATCAAAACTAGAAAGGTGAACTTTGTCCAGTAATGAAATTTTTCACTTAGATTTTTTGTATTCAGGAAAGGTAATCTGCGTATGTTTTCCAGTAATTTTACAATCTTGAAAATGGCGAAGTTTGAGCCactattaaagtaatatttcattaactaaaatcacggttaacttacgtaaattaatggagaaaagctctactagtttttagtcacagagggactcttcatcatgagctaCTGAcctaggctgcgcgacgtcgccgcatctgtgcacgctgctccgtaattgtagttaatttagcatgtctcacgatagatagttattataaaaaattatttatttatttattaggacaaccagtagttgttacattaggacttatatctaaacacttacataataatcaatttaaatgcACATCATTTTAAGGTGTCACAACATGCACTGTAGGACAACATAATGGTGACACTGTTTTCAGTtaataggaaaaaaaaatatttaaaaaaaataaaatgtgaaaataaaataaaacacatacaaaaatattataaaaatatttcatatttattgctTATATACCCAGCACacttctttataattttattaacctcAAAGCAAAACTACAAATAATATCACTCTCTAGGCCACTCAAAGCGCAGAGACCCGGCACTACTCGTCTGAGGAGGACGGTGAGACCACGTCCTCAGTGGCAGGCACTGACACTGAGGACCTGGAGTTCTGCGACCGGCCCTTCAACAAGGAGCGCCTCAAGGAACAGCTCGAGGCCGGCGGCGGGACTGTCTACAGGTAACTAAGGCGAAAAAAAACTGTTACtggtaaagaacatacatacaaacatatcgtcacgcctttagtccccgaaggggtaggcagaggtgcaccttatggcacgtaatgccactgtgtacacccacttttcacaatttatattgtaagtcccatgtaataggtggtgagcctattgccatataccgggcacatttccagactccgagctaccactgagaaattttcgaaaatccgaaaaaagcccagttatactttgcccgacccgggaatcgaacccgagaccccttgtccggcagtcgcacttgcgaccactcggccaacgaggcagtctacagTAGTACAGGTGTACAGGTCCGTGTACAGGTAACTAAGGCAAAACTGTtactataagtttttaaactgacacggtcactaacactattattagaacttatgacgggatgtttatcatgtttattcacttcgattCCACTTATCTggagttaatccgtgatcatggcgattggaacagtgccgaaatatcggaaactcatcgaagtgaataaacatggtaaataccccgtcataagttctaataataaaactgttactGTTAATGaacttatggtataagccagtaaacgagcagacgggtgacctaataagcaatcgccacccgcctatggacacccgaaacaccagaggcgttaaaagtgcgttgccagccttatgagggttaggaatttaaaggttgttagggaattgggaagattaggagggaggtaattgggcttcctgtaacctcactcacacaacgcaagcgttgtttcacgtcggtttttttctgtgaggccgtggtatcactccagtcatgcggcccattcgtgccgaaacatgcctctcccacacttaaaacaaaccaatttttttttctcttttatttatttaggatttATTACTTCACAGTTCTCATTTAGTAAcagtaataaactaatttatgtATCCTCTTCCAGCCACTTCGACGACGTACCAAAGAACAAGTATAGTGTTTGCAAGCTGATCGCCCCGCGGCCGTGTCTCACTGCGAAGTACATCCAGTGCCTCGCCG contains:
- the LOC118274253 gene encoding acyl-coenzyme A thioesterase 13 gives rise to the protein MAANSRAIRLLKAMDNLVSKKCFDSGVVLNKLKVTTATNGEFKGTFTVDKSMCNMAGTLHGGYIAAVSDVFSYYTLLSNNDAKISFTIAMNINYIKAAFEGETVNVASKSLKKGKTSVVETYFHNEKGNILAKSIISFLAGPESMQSIPKDFIGFDLTQN